A portion of the Ralstonia nicotianae genome contains these proteins:
- a CDS encoding glycosyltransferase family 32 protein produces the protein MIPKTLHFIWIGDEAKRPDNCIQTWARLNPDYQIKIWGNDTLGQHTWLNARHMDAMLEREFNGVADMMRWEILYREGGIVVDADSICIRALDDALLDCEAFACWESEIARPGLIAAGYFGCRAKNPFVHQIMQDIHREPSVVHDRAWKTVGPQRLTESYRRYQYHPLRILPSHYFIPEHFTGVKYSGPGPVYANQMWGSTKNAYQSLHLQQFDADGNIVAQAGADEAAAPVPARQAAQADTAPTPTPAPAQPAPSRSPLEAAHDPYFVQRVPISTDIMNLSRVDVFRKLCAGQRVLHIGCADWPITDPKTSLHLALESVCAKLDGFDIHAEALEALAPYTRGRLFSRFEDIVDQYDIVLVPEVMEHVPNTAEFLAQLDALDAASYAITVPDAFQCRARHFDYLHDAQTFVEVVHPDHNCWYTPYTFSNTIRKYTPWAIDGMWFFNAISLFMLASKRR, from the coding sequence ATGATCCCCAAGACACTTCACTTCATCTGGATCGGCGACGAGGCCAAGCGGCCCGACAATTGCATCCAGACCTGGGCCAGGCTCAACCCGGACTACCAGATCAAGATCTGGGGCAACGACACGCTGGGGCAGCACACGTGGCTCAATGCGCGCCACATGGACGCCATGCTCGAGCGCGAATTCAACGGCGTGGCCGACATGATGCGCTGGGAGATCCTCTACCGCGAAGGCGGCATCGTGGTGGATGCCGACAGCATCTGCATCCGGGCGCTGGACGATGCCCTGCTCGATTGCGAGGCGTTCGCCTGCTGGGAAAGCGAGATCGCGCGCCCGGGGCTGATCGCGGCGGGCTATTTCGGATGCCGGGCGAAGAATCCGTTCGTCCACCAGATCATGCAGGACATCCACCGGGAGCCGTCGGTCGTGCACGACCGAGCCTGGAAGACGGTCGGCCCCCAGCGCCTGACCGAGTCGTACCGGCGCTACCAGTACCACCCGTTGCGCATCCTGCCGAGCCACTACTTCATCCCCGAGCATTTCACCGGCGTGAAGTACAGCGGGCCCGGCCCGGTGTATGCCAACCAGATGTGGGGCAGCACCAAGAACGCCTACCAGAGCCTGCACCTGCAGCAGTTCGACGCCGACGGCAACATCGTGGCGCAGGCCGGCGCGGACGAAGCGGCCGCCCCGGTCCCGGCCCGGCAGGCGGCCCAGGCGGACACGGCACCGACGCCAACGCCGGCACCGGCCCAGCCCGCCCCGTCACGCTCGCCGCTGGAGGCCGCGCACGACCCCTACTTCGTGCAACGCGTGCCGATCAGCACGGACATCATGAACCTGAGCCGCGTCGACGTCTTCCGCAAGCTCTGCGCCGGCCAGCGCGTGCTGCATATCGGCTGCGCCGACTGGCCGATCACCGATCCCAAGACCTCGCTGCACCTGGCCCTGGAATCGGTGTGCGCGAAGCTCGACGGCTTCGATATCCACGCGGAAGCGCTCGAGGCGCTGGCGCCCTATACGCGCGGCAGGCTGTTCTCCCGCTTCGAGGACATCGTCGACCAGTACGACATCGTGCTGGTGCCCGAGGTCATGGAGCACGTGCCCAACACGGCCGAGTTCCTGGCGCAGCTCGATGCGCTCGACGCCGCCTCGTACGCCATCACCGTGCCGGACGCCTTTCAGTGCCGCGCCCGGCATTTCGACTACCTGCACGACGCGCAGACCTTTGTCGAGGTCGTGCACCCCGACCACAACTGCTGGTACACGCCCTACACGTTCTCGAACACGATCCGGAAGTACACGCCCTGGGCGATCGACGGGATGTGGTTCTTCAATGCGATCTCGCTGTTCA